The nucleotide sequence GTTCGTTCTTATCTGTGCTTTACTTCAAACATGTCTTTTTAACgtgtattgttttaaaatattgttatttactatAAACCTAAAATAACCCGCAATTCCTGCGTAAGTAGCTCAAAAttcctttaattattttatgtttaattgatTTGTTTAACGTTTGCAAAGATAaactatgatttaaaattatcttccaCGACATCTAAAGTCGGCCATTTTGAGCACCTATTATCGTAATGTCTATGGCgctaaagaaaatatttgaacatttcaacataaactctttgatatttttcgaattatatgaataatatttgaaatgttcgGCTTATTGTTGTCATGAAATGTATCGTATTGGAACGGATGAATGGCACATAGTAAAATGTTCCCCAGGAGGTAGGGATGCTTTTGAAGATTTCcccgaaacaaaaaaaaaatcgtaaaagtgtagattatttttgcatgtttttattaatatgtaatacgTAGGTTCCATAATAATGTAGTAAAGTAATGTTTTggcaaagtattattttttggtaataaaaatattttggacgTCGAAAAAACAATTTACGCCTCAATTAAGTCAGGAATTTCCGTCAATTTCCATTCCTGGTGGCCTATGCGACATTTGCTATCTCAGTTATTTTGTGATAAAGGgtagtaattttgtaaaataggAGCAGCTaatgttacttaaaaaaaagtgtactAAGAAAGAAAACCTATTTTGGAATTTACAAACTGAGGCGAAATGTGTAGTTTGTCTATGGTTCAGGGTTTATTATGGATCATTGGATAGGTGCGACtcggaaatttaaaaaagttttactgcgtacattatttttttaatacattatctGTACTGAAAAATGACATATTGGATTGTTTTGTAACTTCAAACATGTCTGCTAAGGagtgtgatttaaaaaaggataatttataaaaagtgtgGAAAATATCCTGCATTTTACACGTAAGTTACCTTACTATTACATTAATTGCAATGTAAACGTTTGAATGATGTAGTATTTGATAGGATGAACaaagatttgaaatattaaccCGTCGCATCAAACGTGGCGGACGTCCGCCATTTTGGATGTGTCCATGGTGTGGTGACCatgttgtttttatgtaaccAATAGACAAGTTTCCCCTTCAAAGATGTTTATGCtaagatgtaataaaatgtcaattttaaaataatgcaaactttataagttaaattagtgattttaatgattatcttttttatgttGAAGAATCTCGGATTATTAAGTGTGGGATAAAATCCGCAAGCACTAAATCGATATTTCTTTATGAATTCTGTAATCGTAACCGTATTCCGTTTTATTGAATGTCACATAGCGTTATGGCGTGATAGCCGCCATGTTTTACACATGTTACTGtactatttaattgttttgtgaaaattgGGTATTTAAATGATgttgtaaaataagtaatgCTGATATTAAGTTATATGTGAGTAAACTAtttttggaaatatttttgaatttttgcgTTTGTTTTTCTAAGATGAAAATGTCTAAGCCTTTTATTGAAAAGAGATACATTATGTGTAATATGGAGtacattaatttgaaaaaaataatatttactatttgtcTTAGTGATacccaaaataaatattaacaattgaaatgcttttttatttttatttatacctcaCAAAGTTAGtagagtataaataaaaatctataaatgaaataaaacaatcgttGAACATGCGACTTAAAACGTGAATAccattaaagaattaaaagtcaatagtttttaatatgtactaTGACGTTTACAGAGTATAGTGTGTCGCGGGTTCAGGCATTATGCGCTTGATTACGAAAATGAGCAACGTGAAAGATTCGCAAATACCAACATTGAACACCGATTAAACAGAATGGATTGAAGTATCTAGTTACCGTATTGagatacaaagaaaaattattttgttacgttGATTAATTGTTAATGTTCGTTCgcttatgaaaatttatttatcacgctctcgttttattaaatacaaagtgACAGCCATAAAGtgaattaagataattttaatttatttttgttaaaatttccaATTTCAGCTTGACATGGACcatgacaataaaaaagtttttgaaacAGGCGTGAAGAGAAACTCGTTAATCTtggaaaataatctttatgaGATTATCCAAAGAGACGTCGCTAAACCCATTCTTTCAAAAATAAGAGATGACGTTGAAGACATCACTTTCAATTTCATTCCATCAGGTGGCaaattttatataccaaaGAAGAAAAGTAAACTTAAAGTATTAACTATTAGAGATCTACGTGTTATGTATGAAGAAGATATATTGCAAACATTACCTAATGAATTGGAAAAACAACAGAAGCTCTTgcttagaaaaataaaacatggatTTGCCAAAGACGAAAATACTAGAAGCATCgctataaatttgttaaaatccAATAATCCAATTTCTAGACTATCGTGGCAAATGTTAATGAATCTCAATCCAGAAGACAAAATACATTCTTCGCAATACATTTTATGGGACGGGAAATGTATTCGATTAAATGGAAGCACAGGtggaagaaataaatttatatgtaattttgatGTATATAGAGGCATGAACAAAGATATTTGTAGAAAAACAACTTCAACAAGaagtaaacttttaaataaaaagagatgTTTGTTGCGTGCTTCGTTGGATGTAAGGTTTAAACCTGGGCCATTAAGTAAAAAGAAACGTTTAGATTATTCTtaccaaaaatataatgtgGGTGAAGTGAAATTAGTAAAGTTACCAAAACCGGGCTTACATATTCAGCCAATGTACGGTACACCGATAGAGCCGacagtaaaaacatttttgcaaAGCTTGCGCGAAGACGATGGTACTATATCCGCGAAATGGGCAGAGTTTGCGGTTTCGATGCTAGGAAAGGTAACAAATCAAGTTGTACATATCGAAAATGAAGATTTTATCacatttaacttaaattataaatacaatcaGAACCATATTTTAATGCGGCAGGATCTTGGTAGTTTTCAAGGTACAATAAACGACAATTTAATTAGTCAAGAGCTTCCGCCTTGCACAATATTCAATGAGTCAACATTGACATCAGAAGTTAGAGCTGTAGTCGACGAAATTGTTGATGCGGttgaaataagtttaaataaagatcTAAATTACCCAGCATTTGATGAACCCAGAGATATTTTAACCACTAGTAAAACAGAGATTCCTACTCAAGGCAAAGAAAAAGTTAAACGTAGATATGGAGAGTTAGACAGACTTGACGTAACGGTGATAAGATTATCCGaaagtcataaaaaaaatgtcactaAACCATGTCAACAAACATTTTGTAGCTTAGGATGCATTTGTGATTCCTTAGAATGTAATTATAACCTAAAAGATCATTGCGGTCGCGTGGATTGcatgtttatatgtaaatgtgacttttcaaattataaatttacggATTCTTTAGACGGTGATAATTCTCAACTCTACCCTGGTTTATATTACTTAGACCAAAAAATTAACGGTAAATTGTCAAAAGAAgaacaaaaatttcatcaaactGTCATTTTAAAAGACGATAAAAGTATCTTATTAAAGTCCAACAGAAGAAATTGGAAAGCAACACAAAAATATGCggatttttataacaacatgCGTTTAcgttctgaaataaaaaataaaaaaatgctatcTATTGTGGTGACCAAATTAAATTGTCGTAACATTGAACCTTGGTGTATGGTTCATAACTTATATAAGTGCTTTTGCAAAGGTAAATTTACGGAGAGTTTAACTTATGATGCTAGTAAAAACGAGCAGAAACATTTAACTAATGAAGTCGGTAAAGACAATGAAGTTCTTTCTGTGCCAGATGTAACTCAAAAAGAATCTACTGCTTTAAGTATCACCGAAATCTCTCATACAAATACTGATCGCAATATTGCCGGTCTAACACCTTATTTTTGTTCAAGAGTACTGCCTTATAAAGGTAGAAATcacgatattaaatattataaaacaacaaataaaaaaattttggAAATGGAAAAACACGATATTAGGCTTCAAGCGAAAAtgatcaatattttaaaccaatCTTATGGAGTGGAAAATACGGAGgaagttaatgaaaatatgaCAGAAGTTAATGAAAACATTGAGGAAGTAGTTGAAAACACAGAAGAAGTTCCTGAAAAATCGATGGAAGTTAATGAAAACTCGATAgaaggtaataaaaaatcgtcgaatattaataaagtagaGAAAGATAGTGAAGTATCAGAGAAAGATGGAGTAAAGGATCTTGTAGATGTTGCTAATGTTCCCTTCAAATTAGATGAGTTGTTGTTTAACATATTACAAGAACAACAAAAATTGATGGATAGCATGAATGCTGATAATAAACAGGTTGACTTGAGTAATGACGTGATCACAAATTGTAAGAAACGATTaccaaataaaactaaattggtACAGTGGCTTGAGACcagctataaaaaatataaggagAAACTAGATAAAGGCTTTTGGAAAACATCGTTAAGTCCTCCGAGATCTGGGAAAGTTGCCTTGTATCCatggaattttatattaagtagATATCGTGAAAGAAAAAACCTGTttctaatttcaaaacaaaaaccttttcgtatttttatgGCTGTCGATACAAAAAATCCTTTCTTTAGTAAATGTGTTAATGTCAACCTCATTCAACGATCTCATCTTGATAACTATCCAATAATGATACGCAACTTATTAAATGACGTAAAAGATCaaaatgaaactttttgtATACTCTGTGGATTATCTCTGTGTTGGGAACTAGTCGGCTCTGTTATTAaggtaaatgaaaataaacgtGAAGAACCTGCTCCTAATGATGTTGAAGACTTGGTGGACTATTCCCAAGATTTGGTTGAGCCTACAAACAATGAAACTAATTTGGACAAAACCACAACGACCTTAGCTACTGACCCTAACTtaagtaataaagaaattgCTCAAATTTCAAAATGGTTCGTAATGACGATAGAAAACGATTTTATCGagattcaattttttaaaaaaggtttCTTTATCAAGTATGATAGTATAGTAAGAGCTATCGTTGCATCAAGACAATTTGGCAAAACTGTTAGATTGTCTTCCCAAAAATGCAAAGAAGGAAGTAATGATCCACAATTTGGTTTATATGCGATACCCAACATGCATGATAACTGTGTATTTATAGGACCATATGAAAAGGATGAACCATTGGGGATAGAAGCTTTAAGAAGACCTGTAATATTTccaagtaaaaacaaaacaagagGTATGTGGATAACAGTAAATAAAGTTGATAATGCTGAAGTGATCAATAACCCTCTATCTTTTATGCCATCATTTAATAAGGGCCGTGACCAGGTAATAACATTTGGAAATGACGGATGCTCAGACTCAAATTATGATATAACACCGTCAACTTCTGCGGACGATCAACAACTTGCGAATGAAAATTCTGCAAAAAGTTTAGTTAAGAATCCAAAATTTGTCAAACcggtgaaaataaataaagctgattgttttaaattgcctttgaaaattttaactaaaccATTCCCTAGATGTATTAAAAAGAGAGGCAAATTTATTCAAGAAAACAAGTCACCTACAGATACTTCTTTAGAAGATGACATGGTTAGTTTGCCTAAAGAAACTGaggaaaaaattattgaaagttctaatgtaacaaataattcaGAGTTTAATGAACTTTTAGCCAAGATCCCAcctcaaattaaaataacaaacattgcaTCCCTGTGTGGACTAAAGTCTTCCAGTGGCAAATTAACGAATAGCAAGAGGCCCGAAAAGGGCATGTTCGTCTTAAAACCTGAAGAAATTAATGAAAGATTagcgtttaattattttcgtcTCTTGCAACCCgatgaaataaatgaaagcaGCACCGAGTTACCTACAGCACAACCTCACACAATCCCCGAAGATTCTGCTACAATCTGTTCTATGGGTGAAAACTCTTTTAATTACGCTACCGTCTTGTCAGCCGTTCAAGACTCTCTTGGTTGTCCTGCAAATAGTTCAGAAGTTGTAGACTCGCTTGATACCACACCAATTTGTTCAGGCGATGAAAACTCTCTCGAAAGCACTGCAATATATTCACCACTGACGACTGACGTTTGTGTAATTTCCGATGAAGAAGattctaataatttttcaagtaCTAGCTCGTGGAAAGAAATATGGATTATGtgcacaaatataaaaaacttaggtTGGGTACCAGGAAGAAGAAACGAGGAAAACAAACTCAGTTTTAGATTTCCAGGTTTTGCatttaccgatttttatgaagaAGAAGTAgcgtttaataaaataaatcagtaagTATTctccacaaaattatttacttataaatcaattaagtAAAAAGAGTTGTGAGACGCGTTCATTAATGCAGCATTTACCCCAGgctgatttatttaaaaaaaattgatttcaatttttatagtaTGATATGAAAAAGCAACGCGCGAACGTCGCAAATGTAGTAAAGTGACCGCAACCCATAGCATCCCGTCCTTTCCTTATTTCAACTTATGTCACCTCACCGCCGAAACGCAGATTTTTTCGAGATCCTGGTAATTCACCCACACCCATTctgcaataaaaattactttgctTGCTAAACAACTATTacgtttatttcaattttaaatatgttatttcagAGTATTCATGAGAAAAGTGTAcgttccaaaaaatataacaatgaaatGGCGAGTTGTAGAGAACGTAGCAGATGTAAATGTGGAAGatgaattgaatttaaattatttaaatgcagattacgtaagtattcaaaacattaatatatgttatgaaataagatcgcaaaattattcataattgAAATACAGTACATacactgttttattttcttcaaatcGTAAACTTGGAAAAAGTGTAgtgatttttcatttaaaaatattttatttgaatattattttatttagtattttaagtACTTTGTTTTGACACCCTGTATGATTACAGTTTTCTACCCGACTGTCCTAGTAGGTTAATGTCTTTCGGTCGATTGCTTAATATCAGCATTTACTTCTATTCAATtaccttttttaaatgtctatctattaaattatctattttgtaattttaggttttaacaaaacatggtttagtacataaaaatagtttGGTATTCAGAGGAAGGAAGAGAATTCAGGAAGATAACAATTTATGGAGCAGTAAGAAAATAAGAATCGATGATGAAAATGAAAGCGACGttgataaaattgatattgaGTATATTAACCTACCAGAGGATAAAGATAATTCGGATGTTGATGATGTGTTAGGTGATGAGATGAAAAATGACGATGATAAAAAAGGTAGCGataatgttgataaaaaagaaattaacaatGATACcgtattttataagaatattcAAGACGAGGATAATAGTTTATTCgaagataaagaaaaaatggaGGAATATCGTAAAGTATTTGGTTGTGCTCCTGCCATTGCGTCCATGTCCACGAGAATGAAGCAATTGTCTACAAGAGTAAGTAAAAAGTTGAGATAACGCGTTATAATAGTTAGGCTACGTATATTGCATAAATTGACTTATGAAAACGAATCTTTTAGATATATTGTACCTTCATAAAGCACTTATCAAGattcttttcaattaattcttttttattaatcaccAAATTATGTTACCATAAATGTCTGCATTTACTCAACGTTATAagtttaatatacttttttccTTGCAGGAAGTTTTGAAGCTTGACTCAGCCGACTGAAATTTTCACTACACTAGAATAAGTTCATGCGAAATTTACTAAGATATCGGATTTTTGTTCAACTTATATcggtatttttaatgttcaaagtatctatgttatttatgttccgttagtataaatatattagtggAGGTACACAACGTGAGTCAAAAGGAGGACCTTTGGAGTCACTTCAATTTTTCAGTCTGTGGTTTgtttcagttatttttattagttgtaagaattttatttgttgaagACTGTtggtattttgttattgtaattaatacatATCTATACCTAGGTTATCCACACGGTGGTTATTGTTCTCCGTGCAGAGATAAGTTGgattataattcttttttactaattggaataaaattatatggaTGAACGTTTATTGTCAGATTTGCTTTATGTCTTTCAGgtgctttataaataataagagttAAAATGTGACCTTTTTCCATATCTGATTTACCTAAACGTATGGATGTTCTCTCCCTCTAACATCTGGTATCCCTTTAACACGCGTTATCACTGTCGTGCCAAATATTATTCTTTAGTACTAAACATTGtatatgtgtaaataaattaacttttaaaaaattcgaAATTGATTTGATAATTCGGTAAAACGAAACGTTAGTTCGGTTTATATAGTTTGTACTGATACAATACATCAAAATGTGTTTACGTTTTGTATCTGGTGAGGTTTGTTCGTCATAATGATATTGTACTGAGTCATTTGTGATTATTACTTAGATAAAACTGCTTATAAGactgtaaataattaagtcgGACTCTTTTTTCTATTAGGTTACGGACATCTTTACCCCAGAATTCCGCTGCACTGACACtgatttaatatgtaatttgtataatattattgtgatTCTTATGGCTGGTTTAAATTacgccagtacagtaggacaggaGCACTTAAAATAAGCGCTGGCATACTACTAGCATGATGTAAATACTAACTGACGCCATTGAAACAAAATAGTCCATGCCAGGCCAGCGCTACTTTCCTACTGTACTGGAATAGTGTAAACCAGACATTAGAGACTTTAACATGtactttacataatatgtcactaaatgtaaattacaGGCATTAGTTTACATCTAAACATCTTTTAacagtgtaaaaatattgtatacacTAGTTTGGCCGCAGCTTAGTAAGTTTGTCTCAATtgatagaaaacaaaaaattaaaccttttttttgtttgaattcgTACAAGAGTTTGTATGAAATTTCtgtgataatattttagtttttaattaatgtaagttttttatttttaagattcgAAAAAGATTAATGCTccttatgtttttaatatttgaactggcttttttcaattcatgtcacaatttttaaacacaatttGATACATCGCAAAATTGTATGCTAAATGTTTGTAATTCAACCTATATATGTTGTGATTGTtaaaaaagtccgttaatGAGAAGAAAAGAATGATTTaacgttaaagcgttaaagcCTTTAGCTTAAACAGAACACAATCCCCTTACAAATAGCGAAGCCAATATAAacttccaaaaaaaaaaaaaacccgtcgtaaaataatataatcctGCTGTAATTCAGTTTATTGtacgaatttaaaatatttcacgtgtaacaaaaaaaagcaatatcattgcaattttaatgtaaaatgattttttgtgTCAATCCAGTGAAAATTACGGATTTCGGCATCTGGAGGTATGTAATActgtatatatgtacatattcaTGTAATCTATTCAATGTTCCTTGTCTAccagtaagttttttttttaattagatattGCCCTGTGTATTACGGCCACAatggttatattttaatttcgttatGACGTTAttcttcattttataatttgtacttCATGTTTTATTCTTACGCCATTCCATTACTAGATATATAAtggtttcaataaatatttcagatgatatattcttttttattttagacaagGGTTGTTTCAATCTTCCCAACGGTAAACATCCTCATCAAGTAGAAAGGaaggcaatttttttatgttaacttttaaatgaacTAAATTTGTTAACCAGAATAACGAAATAACACGAATAACATTCGGGAGTTGATATCAAGTATTTTTTGGTCCTTCAGGCCGGATTGTAACttgatacaatattttataaaataaataaatcataattacaataaatcatataaacaaaaaagtagagattgaatgtggatggctataaaggtagaggaagaccaaagaaagtatgaatggattgtgtgaaaaagGGTTttcgtaagaagggggtaaattcggatatgacggctgatagagatgtatgtagaagtagtatatactgtgccgaccctccatgaTGATACAATATTTTGACAATCGACAAAAAGATTGAAAAGGtagaaaaacaacattaaGACTTGtatatcttatttaatttaaacgaaatATGTTTTGGTACTCATAGTAGGTTAGaacaaaatataactatacaattttgtaaacCCTGGTCTTTGCTATAAACATACTAAGTAATCTGAAAGCccagttttatattatttcaattattaataatacaaaatggcCACTAGAACAGGAGTCATGTTGTCGAATATAATTCAAATGACATTgtccataatttaatttttcagttacgagttgaatttctttttcaaatttacattatGATAAAGAcaacaactttaataaacttataataGTCAAATACATGTTCACGAGGTTAATATGTAGcaattataacatattatctaagttttttaaattttgtatactagtaaaaataaaatcacttggtatatttgaaacattcaTTTCGAGATACTGcaacatgaaataaataaaaaaaatacatttagaaTACAAAATCCTACTATACTATACATTTTATCATCTAATCTAGTTTCAAAATTCTATAGTTAATCTAAATATGAGGATTTAGTATTATAGATGCAAAACTTCTGTAAATATATTCCTATAACGAAGCAGAGTTTGCGAttagctaatattataattattatattttataaatcttttgtttttaggGCGGGATTACAATATgcaataaatgtttctttgaacttaaatattacaaaatttgttttctaattttaaaataccagGAAATAtcgatatttattaaaataaattttgtaataaatcatGCACCTGAAAActgtttaatgaaaaaaaaattaaaatgctataAGTACTAAAATGGTGATGACTTTTTGAACGATTTTCGAATATcacttttctataaaaatagtcAGGTAACATGTACtggttacaaatataatactttGTACCTGacaattacaattactttatatatttttaagatgtattgaaaattatatttacctaAACTTATTATCAGGACGACTGAAcagaaaaatgtaacaaatatcttACTACAGGGGAAAATTTGCAAAAAAGTTCTCTTTTTTGCATTCTCCACCTAAAGTGTCGAGTGGCATGACTGTATGGATGTagaggtatatttttttaccaatacattttataaattgttttgcaAACCAATGGTcctgtattataaaatagttattgcttttataattttaatacatttaaattttaaataatagccATTTTCGTCATAGAAATGAAATGTTCTATACACAGTTAAActgatatattaaataatttattatttttattagatttaattatgttcAGTGGAGGGTCGCCTGGAGTTGTTCCGTTGCGGGATCACGAACTCAGCGTGTCGCGGCGCGCTGAAGGGGTTGGTGGCAGAGAAGGGAGCGCTCACTGAAGCCTGGCGCTGCGCCGGCGCACGTCGCACCGGACTTGATGatctacaaataaaacaatttaactatttatgttacattcatcatcatcagctcactaaacgtccccactgaggtgctcggagcctaccccaagttaggggtgaataggccatagtcaaccacgctggcccagtgcgggttggttgactttacatatatatctttgaatttcttctcagatatgtgcaggttgcatcacgatgttttccttcatcgtaagaatgtcggataaatgtacatgtgtaaatcgagaatcgaaaaacacattggtacatggcgggattggAACCCAGGACCAGCAGATTGCATGTCAAGTGCTCAACTCCTGAGCCACAGACGCTCTTTTCCGagtcaccgacgctctttGTTACATGTTACATTAGCGGCgagataagaaataattttttaaagaattttaaagctttaatGCCTTATTCGCTTATTATAAAGATGAGAAATGTCATGTCAGATATACACTAACGATATTTTTAGCGACCAATTAACGAGTCTGAGTGCGGcagtaattaaaagtaaaagtagCGGAAGCTCAGTACTTAGGAACTGTATTGAGGTCGGCGGCGGCGGAGAGCTGTCGCGGTGGCAGCGCGGGCGGCGGGCCGGCCGGCCGCGTCCCGCTCACACGGGGAGGCACCTGTCAGCACAACGACATCGTAAACAAACTTATCCAAATGCTgaacgttttaataaaattagcttGAGGCTCGGTAGTTGAGTATCACAAGCATATACTTACTACAGGGGGGTCGTGCGGGCGGAGCGGCGCGGCCTGCGAGTGCGCGCGCGCCAGGCGGTGCTGcaggggcgcggggggcggcgGACGACGCGGGGGCAGGCTCTCGGTGCGCGCGGCCATCGCCTTCTCCTGTACGTCTCGCCTCTCCACACTGCCGCGTCTTTCCGCGTCCGCTCTACTCGGGCTGCCGGAGTCCCCACGACTTGGAGTAGAACGTAGGTCTTCTTGTCTCTCCGGGCTACTTCGAGGCTGCTCTGTGTACTGCTTGGAAAGGTTCCGGTGCTGCCTCTCCTGCGGTGTCCGTTGTTTTTCAGGTGTAATTCTAACATCGCCGTCGCTgctattgtttttgttgtacATCGATCTTGATTCTATTCGACTGTCTGATTTTTCAACCTGTAAACAAATAACATGTTGCTTGGAATTTTATGTCAAACCTAGTATTTGTCCTACGGCTAGACCCCGAGGATGACGGAGTATAG is from Papilio machaon chromosome 5, ilPapMach1.1, whole genome shotgun sequence and encodes:
- the LOC106708888 gene encoding uncharacterized protein LOC106708888; the protein is MDHDNKKVFETGVKRNSLILENNLYEIIQRDVAKPILSKIRDDVEDITFNFIPSGGKFYIPKKKSKLKVLTIRDLRVMYEEDILQTLPNELEKQQKLLLRKIKHGFAKDENTRSIAINLLKSNNPISRLSWQMLMNLNPEDKIHSSQYILWDGKCIRLNGSTGGRNKFICNFDVYRGMNKDICRKTTSTRSKLLNKKRCLLRASLDVRFKPGPLSKKKRLDYSYQKYNVGEVKLVKLPKPGLHIQPMYGTPIEPTVKTFLQSLREDDGTISAKWAEFAVSMLGKVTNQVVHIENEDFITFNLNYKYNQNHILMRQDLGSFQGTINDNLISQELPPCTIFNESTLTSEVRAVVDEIVDAVEISLNKDLNYPAFDEPRDILTTSKTEIPTQGKEKVKRRYGELDRLDVTVIRLSESHKKNVTKPCQQTFCSLGCICDSLECNYNLKDHCGRVDCMFICKCDFSNYKFTDSLDGDNSQLYPGLYYLDQKINGKLSKEEQKFHQTVILKDDKSILLKSNRRNWKATQKYADFYNNMRLRSEIKNKKMLSIVVTKLNCRNIEPWCMVHNLYKCFCKGKFTESLTYDASKNEQKHLTNEVGKDNEVLSVPDVTQKESTALSITEISHTNTDRNIAGLTPYFCSRVLPYKGRNHDIKYYKTTNKKILEMEKHDIRLQAKMINILNQSYGVENTEEVNENMTEVNENIEEVVENTEEVPEKSMEVNENSIEGPYEKDEPLGIEALRRPVIFPSKNKTRGMWITVNKVDNAEVINNPLSFMPSFNKGRDQVITFGNDGCSDSNYDITPSTSADDQQLANENSAKSLVKNPKFVKPVKINKADCFKLPLKILTKPFPRCIKKRGKFIQENKSPTDTSLEDDMVSLPKETEEKIIESSNVTNNSEFNELLAKIPPQIKITNIASLCGLKSSSGKLTNSKRPEKGMFVLKPEEINERLAFNYFRLLQPDEINESSTELPTAQPHTIPEDSATICSMGENSFNYATVLSAVQDSLGCPANSSEVVDSLDTTPICSGDENSLESTAIYSPLTTDVCVISDEEDSNNFSSTSSWKEIWIMCTNIKNLGWVPGRRNEENKLSFRFPGFAFTDFYEEEVAFNKINQVFMRKVYVPKNITMKWRVVENVADVNVEDELNLNYLNADYVLTKHGLVHKNSLVFRGRKRIQEDNNLWSSKKIRIDDENESDVDKIDIEYINLPEDKDNSDVDDVLGDEMKNDDDKKGSDNVDKKEINNDTVFYKNIQDEDNSLFEDKEKMEEYRKVFGCAPAIASMSTRMKQLSTREVLKLDSAD